A DNA window from Trypanosoma brucei brucei TREU927 chromosome 10, whole genome shotgun sequence contains the following coding sequences:
- a CDS encoding 60S ribosomal protein L34, putative — MSCPRVQYRRRMHYATRGNRMRLVRTPGNRLVMQKRGKRSQGPHTPWVLGHKRLAGTKALRHTKARLAPRHQKTTSRPYGGVLSHEQVRDRIVRAFLIEEQRIVKRALKAHAKVQKEKKRRAAKRKSKEEKVAAVAKKVAAKVGTKSLVAKKEAPKRKAGKAPVGAKLKK, encoded by the coding sequence ATGTCTTGCCCCCGTGTGCAATACCGTCGGCGCATGCATTACGCCACGCGTGGCAACCGCATGCGCCTAGTGCGAACACCCGGAAACCGTCTCGTGATGCAGAAGCGCGGTAAGCGGTCGCAGGGCCCACACACTCCGTGGGTACTTGGCCACAAACGTCTCGCTGGCACGAAGGCGTTGCGCCACACAAAGGCGCGTCTCGCCCCACGTCATCAGAAGACGACTTCGCGCCCATACGGTGGTGTGTTGAGCCACGAACAGGTACGCGACCGCATCGTCCGTGCCTTCCTCATTGAGGAGCAGCGCATCGTGAAGCGGGCACTGAAGGCACACGCGAAGGtccagaaggaaaagaagcgcCGCGCCGCCAAGAGGAAGAGCAAGGAAGAGAAGGTGGCTGCCGTGGCAAAGAAGGTAGCAGCGAAGGTCGGCACCAAGTCCCTCGTCGCGAAGAAGGAAGCACCCAAAAGGAAGGCTGGTAAGGCCCCTGTTGGTGCGAAGCTGAAGAAGTGA
- a CDS encoding pyruvate dehydrogenase E1 component subunit alpha codes for MLKCVSRVFLGAKTVPLNPHVPFKLHTAGRDDLPPIPTTATYEPEKIKENLAMMIRIRRVEALADQSYKLKKIRGFCHLCIGQEAIPVGMENVLSRGDPVVTGYRDHGLFMTRGGTIEELFAELFGREGGCSKGKGGSMHMYRVKENFYGGNGIVGAQAPLGAGLAWRYALENRDKPSNVAVTFYGDGAANQGQVFEAMNIAALQRIPVIFCCENNHYGMGTREDRAAYQPQMYRRGDYIPGLRVDGMDVLAVQEGTRWAKEWCLAGKGPVVLEMDSYRYMGHSMSDPDSQYRTKNDIQEVRRTRDCIEKMKEFVVSEGIMTVEEIKQMEKDVKKEVDKELPPAEKQAITPLKELFTDIYCGEQYEHRTTQGTVYAKP; via the coding sequence ATGCTTAAGTGTGTCAGCCGAGTATTCTTGGGAGCCAAAACGGTACCTCTTAACCCTCATGTTCCCTTCAAACTGCACACGGCTGGTCGCGATGATTTACCGCCCATCCCGACCACCGCCACATATGAACCAGAGAAAATCAAAGAGAACCTTGCGATGATGATTCGTATCCGTCGGGTGGAGGCACTTGCCGATCAGTCATATAAACTCAAGAAGATCCGCGGTTTCTGCCACCTCTGCATCGGTCAGGAGGCCATTCCTGTGGGTATGGAAAACGTCCTCTCGCGTGGCGACCCCGTTGTCACCGGTTATCGAGATCATGGATTATTTATGACGCGGGGAGGCACGATTGAGGAACTCTTTGCGGAACTCTTTGGTCGAGAGGGTGGCTGCTCCAAGGGTAAAGGTGGAAGTATGCATATGTACAGGGTTAAAGAAAACTTCTACGGTGGGAACGGCATCGTTGGTGCGCAGGCTCCCTTGGGTGCGGGCCTCGCGTGGCGCTATGCCCTCGAGAACCGCGACAAACCCTCAAATGTGGCTGTTACATTCTATGGTGACGGTGCAGCCAATCAAGGACAGGTGTTTGAGGCAATGAATATCGCCGCACTGCAGCGCATCCCCGTCATATTCTGTTGTGAGAATAATCACTATGGTATGGGCACCAGGGAGGACCGCGCTGCATATCAACCACAGATGTACCGCCGTGGTGATTATATTCCCGGGCTGCGTGTTGATGGTATGGACGTCCTTGCGGTTCAAGAGGGCACGCGCTGGGCGAAGGAGTGGTGCCTTGCCGGCAAGGGACCTGTCGTACTAGAGATGGATTCATATCGTTACATGGGTCACTCGATGAGTGATCCCGACAGCCAGTACCGCACCAAAAATGATATCCAGGAGGTGCGCAGGACACGCGATTGTattgaaaaaatgaaggaatttGTGGTGAGTGAGGGCATCATGACGGTCGAGGAAATTaaacaaatggaaaaggacgtgaagaaggaggtggACAAGGAACTTCCCCCTGCGGAGAAGCAGGCCATTACCCCTCTGAAAGAACTCTTCACGGATATTTATTGTGGAGAGCAGTACGAACATCGTACAACACAAGGAACAGTTTATGCCAAGCCGTGA
- a CDS encoding heat shock protein, putative, producing the protein MSVFGVDFGNLNTTVAITRHGGVDIVTNEVSKRETTTIASFVDNERFIGEPGLDRYVRNSSNTIFLLKRFIGMYMDDPSLESERRFLTCAIKGDDKGRLMFGVNYCGELTYFYPEQVLAMMLQRLRGYVNLASLSDSKVTVDSRECVLTVPCYYTAEQRKLLMQACEIAGLNCLSLVNDTTAAGIDYGIFRGSSLGETEDKGQVVGILDMGYGTTVFAVACFWRGHLKLLSRTFDRHLGTRDIDYKLFEYMAEEVKKKYHVDVKENKRASLRLLQACERLRYLLSGNQVAQLNVENLMDVDVNIPSFPRSTLEELSVCLVERFKAVIKKGFEESGLSPDQFHSIEMIGGGSRIPMFKSAAEELLGRAPNFTLNASETAARGAAITAAVYSPKFKVREFVVSDIPTYPIKLGYYMENASAVSHVPFLPDINKVVSVQGTDDHYPKVLEITIKRPGGFKLYAFYDSEHPKVKAYLPRKDFVIGEWEIGTQRKDSNATEVRVRVRLLPNGLVSVESAVSVEVYEVEEPADAEEGGKGETANEEGEQPAEKKPMVKKQKQRRVELSVTPRLDVIGLTGQEIVEFQKKETEMNDRDALITKTRDSKNELESYILDNRPRIADGGILCEYVTKEQQAKFIQLANEYENWLYEDGADAELNVYQERVKTLRAIADAASDRRRNFEDVEFELPTFKQEVNKAKNTALAAIGKEAHITEEELRGAAAKCDEALAWAENEMEKYRKQHKSESPVLTCSTLREKQKEVAEAVRAVVKRPPPPKPKEATPEAKDGETAADGNVPPEVSQAGDGEKPPSDDQLD; encoded by the coding sequence ATGTCAGTCTTCGGTGTGGACTTTGGAAATTTGAACACCACCGTCGCCATCACCCGACACGGTGGTGTTGACATCGTGACGAACGAAGTCAGCAAGCGTGAAACGACTACCATCGCTTCGTTTGTTGACAATGAACGTTTTATCGGTGAACCGGGCCTGGACCGCTATGTGCGCAATTCCTCAAACACTATTTTCTTGCTTAAGCGTTTCATCGGCATGTATATGGACGACCCCAGCCTTGAATCTGAGAGGCGTTTTTTGACGTGCGCGATAAAAGGTGATGACAAGGGGCGGCTTATGTTCGGCGTGAATTACTGCGGAGAACTGACTTATTTCTACCCAGAGCAAGTACTTGCAATGATGCTGCAGCGACTTCGCGGTTACGTCAACCTGGCAAGTTTGTCCGACTCAAAGGTTACAGTAGACTCTCGTGAATGCGTGCTGACAGTTCCTTGTTACTATACCGCTGAACAAAGGAAGTTGCTCATGCAAGCGTGTGAGATTGCTGGGTTAAACTGCCTTTCGCTCGTGAACGACACGACGGCAGCCGGCATCGACTACGGCATCTTCCGTGGCTCTTCGCTTGGAGAGACAGAAGACAAGGGGCAGGTAGTCGGTATCCTTGATATGGGCTACGGCACCACGGTGTTTGCTGTTGCATGCTTCTGGCGCGGTCATCTGAAGTTGCTGAGCCGTACATTTGACCGTCATCTTGGAACACGGGACATCGACTACAAACTCTTTGAGTATATGGCGgaagaagtgaagaagaagtaTCACGTGGATGTGAAGGAGAACAAAAGAGCGAGTCTCCGCCTTCTCCAGGCATGCGAGCGCCTCAGATATCTTCTCTCAGGCAATCAGGTTGCACAACTCAACGTGGAAAACCTCATGGACGTTGACGTGAACATTCCGTCATTCCCGCGGTCCACACTTGAGGAACTCTCTGTTTGTCTTGTTGAACGGTTCAAGGCAGTGATCAAGAAGGGGTTTGAGGAGTCCGGACTTTCTCCAGATCAATTCCACAGCATTGAGATGATTGGCGGTGGCAGTCGTATACCCATGTTCAAAAGCGCAGCGGAGGAGTTACTGGGACGTGCGCCAAATTTCACCCTTAACGCGTCTGAAACAGCGGCCCGTGGTGCAGCAATTACCGCAGCTGTTTATTCTCCCAAGTTCAAGGTACGTGAATTTGTTGTGAGCGATATCCCAACGTATCCCATCAAGCTTGGATACTACATGGAAAACGCAAGTGCTGTAAGCCACGTGCCATTTCTTCCGGACATCAACAAGGTAGTGTCTGTACAAGGCACGGATGACCATTATCCAAAGGTGCTGGAGATCACTATCAAGCGGCCCGGTGGTTTCAAGTTGTACGCCTTTTATGACAGCGAGCACCCAAAAGTGAAGGCATACTTGCCCCGCAAAGATTTTGTCATTGGTGAATGGGAAATCGGGACGCAGAGAAAAGATTCCAACGCTACAGAAGTACGCGTGCGCGTGCGGCTGCTCCCCAACGGCCTTGTGTCAGTGGAATCTGCCGTCTCAGTGGAGGTCTATGAGGTGGAGGAACCCGCTGATGCTgaggagggggggaaggGCGAGACCGCTAACGAGGAAGGAGAGCAGCCAGCAGAGAAGAAGCCAATGGtgaagaagcagaagcagcgcCGCGTGGAGCTGAGCGTTACTCCCCGCCTTGACGTCATTGGTTTGACTGGCCAGGAGATTGTGGAGTTCCAGAAGAAAGAGACAGAAATGAACGATCGAGACGCCCTGATAACCAAGACGCGCGACAGCAAAAACGAACTGGAAAGCTATATCCTAGACAACCGCCCGCGAATTGCCGATGGAGGAATCCTATGCGAGTACGTCACAAAGGAGCAACAAGCAAAGTTCATTCAACTGGCAAATGAGTATGAAAACTGGCTTTATGAAGACGGTGCTGACGCAGAACTCAATGTGTACCAAGAGCGCGTTAAGACTCTCCGTGCGATCGCGGACGCAGCAAGTGACCGCCGCCGCAACTTCGAAGATGTGGAGTTTGAACTTCCCACCTTCAAGCAGGAGgtgaacaaagcaaaaaatacaGCACTAGCAGCCATTGGAAAGGAAGCGCACATCACCGAAGAGGAACTACGAGGAGCGGCAGCCAAATGCGACGAGGCTCTGGCGTGGGCAGAGAATGAAATGGAGAAATATCGTAAACAGCACAAAAGCGAGTCCCCGGTACTCACGTGTTCCACGTTGCGGGAGAAGCAGAAAGAAGTCGCCGAAGCGGTCCGTGCGGTTGTGAAGCGACCACCCCCACCGAAACCGAAGGAGGCCACGCCCGAGGCGAAAGATGGGGAAACGGCTGCCGACGGTAATGTGCCGCCTGAAGTGTCTCAGGCGGGAGACGGGGAGAAGCCCCCGTCGGATGATCAGCTTGACTAG